In Indicator indicator isolate 239-I01 chromosome 16, UM_Iind_1.1, whole genome shotgun sequence, one genomic interval encodes:
- the C16H15orf40 gene encoding UPF0235 protein C15orf40 homolog, with protein sequence MLRLACFRRLLAAPVRSGSGAMPRKGKGAGKGSAEPEVAAGPVVATGDGYVRVAVRAKPGSRCSAVTDVTAEAVGVAIAAPPSEGEANAELCRYLSKVLEVKKSEVILEKGGKSREKVVKILVSMAPDDILEKLKREASS encoded by the exons ATGCTGCGCCTCGCCTGCTTCCGGCGGCTGCTGGCGGCGCCAGTGCGGAGCGGTAGTGGGGCCATGCCCCGAAAG GGAAAAGGAGCCGGGAAGGGGTCTGCGGAACCGGAAGTCGCCGCGGGCCCAGTGGTGGCGACCGGCGACGGCTACGTGAGGGTGGCGGTTCGCGCCAAGCCCGGCTCTCGGTGTAGCGCCGTCACAG ATGTGACAGCTGAGGCAGTAGGTGTAGCTATTGCTGCACCACCATCAGAAGGGGAGGCAAATGCAGAGCTGTGTCGCTACCTCTCTAAGGTGCTAGAAGTGAAGAAGAGTGAAGTTATATTAGAGAAG GGTGGTAAATCACGTGAAAAAGTGGTGAAGATTTTGGTATCGATGGCGCCAGATGACATTTTagaaaaactgaaaagagaagctTCCAGTTGA